A single region of the Musa acuminata AAA Group cultivar baxijiao chromosome BXJ1-11, Cavendish_Baxijiao_AAA, whole genome shotgun sequence genome encodes:
- the LOC135596978 gene encoding two-component response regulator ORR9-like: MAVDREAQFHVLAVDDSLIDRKLIERLLKTSSYQVTTVDSGSKALELLGLREDQDISSPSSPDKNEIAVNLVITDYCMPGMTGYDLLKKIKGSSSLKDVPVVIMSSENVPSRINRCLEGGAEEFFLKPIQLSDLIRLRPYMLKGKLKEQQPSQHQETNSSTISSCSSNNNSKSNKRKAMDEGLSPEKTRPRFSSSSLALVSYEETT; the protein is encoded by the exons aTGGCTGTTGATCGGGAGGCACAGTTTCATGTGCTGGCTGTGGATGACAGCCTCATCGACAGGAAGCTCATCGAGAGGCTCCTCAAGACCTCATCCTACCAAG TTACCACAGTAGACTCTGGGAGCAAAGCCTTGGAATTGCTGGGGTTGAGAGAGGACCAGGATATCTCATCGCCTTCCTCACCGGACAAGAAC GAAATAGCGGTGAATTTGGTCATAACAGACTACTGTATGCCCGGGATGACAGGGTATGATCTGCTCAAGAAGATCAAG GGGTCATCATCTTTGAAGGACGTTCCAGTTGTGATCATGTCCTCTGAGAATGTGCCTTCCAGGATCAACAG ATGCTTGGAAGGAGGAGCTGAGGAGTTCTTCCTCAAGCCAATACAGCTTTCAGACCTCATCAGGCTCAGACCTTACATGCTAAAAGGCAAGTTGAAGGAGCAGCAACCATCACAACACCAAGAAACCAACAGTAGTACCATTAGCAGCTGCAGCAGTAATAACAACAGTAAGAGCAATAAAAGGAAGGCCATGGATGAGGGGCTTTCACCTGAGAAGACCAGGCCAAGATTCTCCAGTAGTAGCTTGGCATTGGTGTCATATGAAGAGACCACCTAA